A genomic region of Aureimonas populi contains the following coding sequences:
- the cobS gene encoding cobaltochelatase subunit CobS — protein sequence MSAAETEVAGLPDAMVSVRETFGFDSDLKVPAYSVADPHVPEIDPDYLFDKQTTLAILAGFAKNRRVMVSGFHGTGKSTHIEQVAARLNWPCVRVNLDSHVSRIDLVGKDAITVREGMQVTEFRDGILPWAYQNNVALVFDEYDAGRPDVMFVIQRVLESSGRLTLLDQSRVIRPHPAFRLFATANTVGLGDTTGLYHGTQQINQAQMDRWSIVTVLNYLPHDNEVGIVLAKAKHFDTKEGRQTVSKMVRVADLTRAAFVNGDLSTVMSPRTVITWAENAEIFGDVGFAFRLTFLNKCDDLERGLVAEFYQRAFGEELPESSANMVLD from the coding sequence ATGAGTGCAGCGGAAACGGAAGTGGCGGGCCTGCCCGACGCCATGGTCTCCGTCCGCGAAACCTTCGGTTTCGACAGCGATCTCAAGGTTCCGGCCTATTCGGTGGCCGACCCCCATGTTCCCGAGATCGACCCGGATTATCTCTTCGACAAGCAGACCACGCTGGCGATCCTGGCGGGCTTCGCCAAGAACCGGCGCGTCATGGTGTCCGGCTTCCACGGCACCGGCAAGTCGACCCATATCGAGCAGGTGGCCGCGCGGCTGAACTGGCCCTGCGTGCGCGTCAACCTCGACAGCCATGTCAGCCGCATCGACCTCGTGGGCAAGGACGCGATCACCGTGCGCGAGGGGATGCAGGTCACGGAATTCCGCGACGGCATCCTGCCCTGGGCCTACCAGAACAACGTCGCCCTCGTCTTCGACGAGTACGATGCGGGCCGGCCGGACGTGATGTTCGTCATCCAGCGCGTGCTGGAATCCTCCGGCCGCCTGACGCTTTTGGACCAGAGCCGCGTGATCCGCCCGCACCCGGCCTTCCGCCTCTTCGCCACGGCCAACACGGTGGGCCTCGGCGATACGACCGGGCTCTATCACGGCACGCAGCAGATCAACCAGGCGCAGATGGACCGCTGGTCCATCGTCACCGTGCTCAACTACCTGCCGCACGACAACGAGGTCGGGATCGTCCTGGCCAAGGCCAAGCATTTCGACACCAAGGAGGGGCGCCAGACGGTCTCCAAGATGGTGCGGGTGGCGGATCTGACGCGCGCAGCCTTCGTGAACGGCGACCTCTCCACGGTGATGAGCCCCAGAACGGTCATCACCTGGGCCGAGAACGCCGAGATCTTCGGCGATGTGGGCTTCGCCTTCCGGCTCACCTTCCTCAACAAGTGCGACGATCTGGAGCGCGGCCTCGTGGCCGAATTCTACCAGCGCGCCTTCGGCGAGGAGCTGCCCGAATCCTCGGCCAACATGGTGCTGGACTAG
- a CDS encoding J domain-containing protein — MKLDSKYFDGIRLRPDREAAKKAEAPVCGWEGCNLPGTHKAPVGRDQEGRYYHFCVDHVRLYNKSYNYFSGLPDTDIQAYLKASMTGHRPTWKMGSNSSGAMPADKPSGPPRRWSKHNRGNFDIFGEGAARAPTPSRKARPLEIKALETLGLPQNAAGETVRVRYKALVKQYHPDANGGDRGSEDRLREVIQAYKLLKQSGFC, encoded by the coding sequence ATGAAGCTCGACAGCAAATATTTCGACGGCATTCGACTGCGTCCCGACAGGGAGGCGGCGAAAAAGGCCGAGGCGCCCGTCTGCGGATGGGAGGGATGCAACCTGCCCGGCACCCACAAGGCGCCGGTCGGCCGTGACCAGGAGGGGCGCTACTACCATTTCTGCGTCGACCACGTGCGGCTCTACAACAAGAGCTACAACTACTTCTCCGGCCTGCCGGACACCGACATCCAGGCCTATCTCAAGGCCTCGATGACCGGGCACCGGCCGACCTGGAAGATGGGCTCCAACTCATCCGGCGCGATGCCGGCCGACAAGCCGAGCGGGCCGCCGAGGCGCTGGAGCAAGCATAATCGCGGCAATTTCGACATCTTCGGCGAGGGTGCGGCGCGCGCGCCCACCCCCTCGCGCAAGGCGCGCCCTCTGGAGATCAAGGCGCTCGAAACGCTCGGCTTGCCGCAAAATGCCGCTGGTGAGACGGTGCGAGTGCGCTATAAGGCCCTCGTGAAGCAATATCATCCCGACGCCAATGGCGGCGACCGCGGGTCGGAAGATCGCTTGCGAGAGGTGATCCAGGCCTACAAGCTGCTGAAGCAGTCGGGCTTCTGCTGA
- a CDS encoding BolA family protein: MSIEAAIRQKLEAAFAPEALEVLNESHLHAGHHHDTSHHAPFDGSGETHFRVKLVSPAFSGRSRVERHRAVNAALEAELKGGVHALAIEARAPGEPARR, translated from the coding sequence ATGTCCATCGAAGCCGCGATCCGCCAAAAGCTCGAAGCGGCCTTCGCGCCCGAGGCGCTGGAGGTCCTCAACGAGAGCCATCTGCACGCCGGCCACCACCACGATACGAGCCACCATGCGCCGTTCGACGGCAGCGGCGAGACGCATTTCAGGGTGAAGCTGGTTTCCCCGGCCTTCTCCGGCCGCAGCCGGGTGGAGCGCCACCGCGCCGTCAACGCCGCGCTCGAGGCGGAGCTGAAGGGCGGCGTCCACGCGCTCGCCATCGAGGCGCGCGCCCCCGGCGAGCCCGCCCGGCGGTGA